Within Leptospirillum ferriphilum, the genomic segment CCGTTGAAGCGTCCATGGAGATCGCTCCCGTCCATATTGAGCTTTGTTCACGAAGGAGGCAATAAGGGCTTCGAGTGCTACCAGATCAGATTGCTTGGTCGGGCAAGGGAAAAGGTCGAGATTGTCGGAATCTGGTCCGGCGGATTGCGCGTCAAAAACACCGCAGGAGAACAAAAGGTTGCGGAATCATGTGACTTCGTGGAATCGCTCGTGTGGATTCCCTGTAAGGATTTCGGAACACTTGCCTTTTTAAGGTTGTCTGAAGAAATGAATCAACTTGAAAATCTTTCGAATAAAACATTTGCAGCGATTCTGAACTATTTCAAAGACCAAAAAATAGATAATGCGAAACAACAGACCAGTCAAGCCATGAGTTTGTTTTGGCAATTATGCGAACAACGCTTTCAGGACCTTTTGAACGCCTGCATAGACACGGATTTAGCCGAGTCTGTCCGTCTTTCCTTCACGAAAATAGCCGAAAGAATCTACAACATGTACTGTCCTCGTGAAACATCTCGTCAGATTGAAGTCTGGGCCAAAAATCGTCCCGATTTTCGTTGGTATTTTCCAGGAAAGGAGAAAGGAAAAAATGATTGAGAATCAAAATCCATCCGTACCCCAAAAACCTTCCTATGAACGAAATTTGGCATTTGTGGATTACATCGTCCGGCGCTGTGAGGCGAACAATGGAATAAGAGCCGGGTTGAAACGTGCCGACAACCCTAATACCGAGTATCAAGGCTGGGATGTCTTGGCAGGTTTCGGCATTGACCTAACAAACGAAAGCGAACGGCTGTCACACGCGATCATTGGTGCCGATATCGCCAGAACGAAAGCATCAGGAAATGGACCTTTCGGTATAGGTCGAGCAATTGCAAGGTGCTACACCGAAGGGAACAAAGATGATCAGGCAAAATCCAGGCTGCGTCGATTACTTGCCTGCGATTCACTCCGGGAAGCCATTCTCGTTTTACGGCAGGTCTTTCGACTAATTGAATCAAGAGGTGCTGGGACGCTCAATTATGCATCTCTTCTGGGTGAATTGAGGTGGTTTAATCATGAAGATAGCCGAAACCGGACAAAAGTGAGATGGGCTCAGGAGTTTTATGGAAGGAGTAATGAATGGGAAGATCAATGAGTTCAGATATCATCGCTCATGCGAGCATTCTGAAATTGAGTAGATCCGATATCAAGGCACTGAAAATCAAGGATGCATATTCTCTTCATCGAGTTGTATACGGATTGTTTGAAAATATGCGATCCGGGTCTGACAAGGCATCCAGCGACTCAAGCGGTATCTTGTTTTCCGATATGGGAGGCGATTTTGATTACAGAAAAATCCTGATTTTATCGAATAGAAAGCCTCATATGACCCCACAA encodes:
- the casB gene encoding type I-E CRISPR-associated protein Cse2/CasB — translated: MIENQNPSVPQKPSYERNLAFVDYIVRRCEANNGIRAGLKRADNPNTEYQGWDVLAGFGIDLTNESERLSHAIIGADIARTKASGNGPFGIGRAIARCYTEGNKDDQAKSRLRRLLACDSLREAILVLRQVFRLIESRGAGTLNYASLLGELRWFNHEDSRNRTKVRWAQEFYGRSNEWEDQ